The Palleronia sp. THAF1 genome window below encodes:
- a CDS encoding alpha/beta hydrolase, with protein sequence MKFLDTQQGRRIAYHKTPGQGPWIVFLGGFKSDMGGTKAVHLETWAKARGQAFLRFDYSGHGESSGAFEDGAIGDWTEDAVAAIETLTEGPVVLVGSSMGGWISLLVQRRVARVAGLVGIAAAPDFTEDSMWAGFDGDQRATLKSEGRVALPSEYGDPYIITRRLIEDGRNHLVLRDPVAAFGPVRLLQGTEDADVSRETALRLLDHLKGDVRLTLVKGADHRFSDPACLSLIETAIEEVLTCVS encoded by the coding sequence ATGAAGTTTCTCGATACGCAGCAGGGCCGCCGGATCGCCTACCACAAGACGCCGGGGCAGGGGCCGTGGATCGTCTTTCTGGGCGGGTTCAAGTCCGATATGGGCGGCACCAAGGCGGTGCATCTAGAGACGTGGGCAAAAGCCCGTGGCCAAGCGTTCCTGCGGTTCGACTACTCGGGCCACGGCGAAAGCTCTGGCGCGTTCGAGGATGGCGCCATCGGCGATTGGACCGAAGACGCGGTGGCCGCGATCGAGACGCTGACCGAGGGGCCGGTGGTGCTTGTCGGGTCGTCCATGGGCGGTTGGATATCCCTGCTGGTGCAGCGGCGCGTGGCGCGTGTGGCCGGATTGGTCGGCATCGCGGCGGCGCCGGATTTCACCGAAGATTCCATGTGGGCTGGTTTCGACGGAGACCAGCGGGCGACCTTGAAGTCCGAGGGCCGCGTGGCGCTGCCGTCGGAGTATGGCGATCCCTACATCATCACGCGCCGCCTGATCGAGGATGGGCGCAACCACTTGGTGCTGCGCGATCCCGTGGCGGCGTTTGGCCCGGTCCGCCTATTGCAGGGCACAGAAGATGCCGACGTGAGCCGCGAGACGGCGCTGCGGCTGTTGGATCATCTAAAAGGCGATGTGCGGCTGACGCTGGTAAAAGGCGCCGATCATCGCTTTTCTGACCCTGCGTGTCTGTCGCTGATCGAGACGGCGATAGAAGAGGTGCTGACATGCGTGTCGTAA
- a CDS encoding PHA/PHB synthase family protein, with translation MATTEEKSTDVLGDYSEEMSQNLARMEQLSERLATVMSRKKQVPASLQGPSPELYAKAGTAFMREMMDNPTKIMQTQIDYWGKTLGHYVEAQKKLMAGDLTPPESKVKDDSRFDNEVWQTHPMFNYLKQQYLMNAELVSRAVSDIDGLDPKDKSRLQHFSQQIVDMMSPTNFLGTNPEALARAVETEGKSLVDGLENLVRDLERNNGELVVTLADPDAFKVGENLATTPGKVVFRNRMMELIQYAPTTDQVHATPLIIFPPWINKFYILDLKEKNSLIRWIVDQGFTLFVVSWKNPNAEYADVGMDQYVEEGFLEAIGQVKTIIKQDKVNAVGYCIAGTTLSMTLALLKKRGDDSVNAATFFTTLTDFSDQGEVGVFLNDDFVDGIEEEVQRNGYLDSLYMSRTFSFLRSNDLVYRPAVRNYMLGEAPPAFDLLYWNGDGTNLPRDMAVEYLRGLCQGDKLATDGFPILGETVTLDEVTVPLMAVACETDHIAAWKSSFRGVQKMGSDDKTFVLSESGHIAGIVNPPSKKKYGHYVNGDWSGTPEDWQTAADFHEGTWWMRWGDWLAGRSGDKVKARKPGGGRKTLGDAPGTYVTESPDG, from the coding sequence ATGGCAACTACAGAAGAAAAAAGCACTGATGTGCTGGGCGATTATTCGGAAGAGATGTCGCAAAACCTCGCCCGGATGGAGCAATTGTCAGAGCGGCTGGCCACGGTCATGTCCCGCAAAAAGCAGGTGCCCGCATCGCTACAGGGCCCCTCGCCGGAACTTTACGCCAAGGCCGGCACCGCCTTCATGCGCGAGATGATGGATAACCCTACCAAGATCATGCAGACGCAGATCGACTACTGGGGGAAAACGCTTGGCCACTACGTCGAGGCGCAGAAGAAGCTGATGGCAGGCGATCTGACGCCACCGGAGTCAAAGGTGAAGGATGACAGTCGCTTCGATAACGAAGTCTGGCAGACCCATCCGATGTTCAATTACCTGAAGCAGCAGTACCTGATGAACGCCGAGCTGGTCAGCAGGGCCGTCTCTGACATCGACGGTCTTGACCCCAAGGACAAGTCGCGCCTGCAGCACTTCAGTCAACAGATCGTCGACATGATGAGTCCAACGAACTTCCTGGGTACCAACCCGGAGGCCTTGGCACGCGCGGTCGAGACCGAAGGCAAAAGCCTTGTGGATGGGCTGGAGAACCTGGTGCGCGATCTGGAGCGTAACAACGGCGAGCTTGTCGTCACGCTCGCCGATCCTGACGCCTTCAAGGTGGGCGAGAACCTCGCGACCACGCCGGGCAAGGTTGTCTTCCGCAACCGCATGATGGAGCTGATCCAATACGCGCCCACGACCGATCAGGTCCACGCGACACCTCTGATCATCTTCCCGCCCTGGATCAACAAATTCTACATTCTGGATCTCAAAGAGAAGAACAGCCTGATCCGCTGGATCGTCGATCAGGGCTTCACCCTGTTCGTCGTCAGCTGGAAGAACCCGAACGCCGAATACGCCGATGTCGGCATGGACCAGTATGTCGAGGAAGGCTTTCTGGAGGCCATCGGCCAGGTCAAGACGATCATCAAGCAAGACAAGGTGAACGCCGTTGGCTACTGCATCGCGGGCACCACGTTGTCGATGACGCTGGCCTTGTTGAAGAAACGCGGCGATGACAGCGTCAACGCGGCCACGTTCTTTACCACGCTTACCGATTTCTCCGATCAGGGTGAGGTCGGCGTCTTCCTGAACGACGATTTCGTCGACGGGATCGAGGAAGAGGTGCAGCGCAACGGGTATCTCGACTCGCTTTACATGAGCCGGACGTTCTCTTTCCTACGGTCCAACGATCTCGTCTACCGTCCTGCCGTGCGCAACTACATGCTGGGGGAGGCGCCGCCCGCCTTCGATCTTCTTTACTGGAACGGCGACGGCACCAACCTGCCGCGCGACATGGCGGTCGAGTATCTGCGGGGCTTGTGCCAAGGCGATAAGCTGGCGACCGACGGCTTTCCAATCCTCGGAGAGACGGTGACGCTGGACGAAGTGACCGTGCCTCTGATGGCGGTCGCCTGCGAGACCGATCACATCGCCGCCTGGAAATCGTCGTTCCGCGGTGTTCAGAAGATGGGTTCGGACGACAAGACGTTCGTGCTGTCTGAATCTGGTCACATCGCGGGCATCGTCAATCCGCCGTCGAAGAAGAAGTACGGGCACTACGTGAACGGCGATTGGTCCGGCACGCCCGAAGACTGGCAGACGGCTGCGGACTTCCACGAGGGTACCTGGTGGATGCGCTGGGGCGATTGGCTGGCCGGGCGATCCGGGGACAAGGTGAAGGCGCGCAAACCCGGCGGCGGTCGCAAGACATTGGGCGATGCGCCCGGCACTTACGTCACAGAAAGTCCCGACGGGTAA
- a CDS encoding alpha/beta hydrolase codes for MRVVRWAIFIALVLGALWVFGPRATMSAMPAPSDVALGDDLNAWLSEQEAAYDDIVPGTEKRIVWAGEAGGTTDWAVVYLHGFSASSEEIRPVPERVAEGLQANLFYTRYTGHARDSAAMAEATADAWARDTAEALAIAQRIGDRVLVIGTSTGGTMTAIAASDPATAEAIDAVVLISPNFAPQNPAAFLLTWPFAETWVPVLAGETRSWEPHNERQAEFWTERYPTIAAIPMQASVDRLQSADLGRADQPALVIYSSADTVVKPEATRNGMALWGGAKEFVEFGAGEGVDPSNHVLAGDILSPALTDPVTDLILGWMSRLSAP; via the coding sequence ATGCGTGTCGTAAGGTGGGCGATTTTCATCGCGCTTGTGCTCGGCGCGCTGTGGGTCTTCGGGCCGCGCGCGACCATGTCGGCGATGCCCGCCCCGTCAGATGTGGCGCTTGGCGATGATCTCAACGCTTGGCTGTCCGAGCAGGAAGCCGCGTACGACGATATCGTGCCGGGCACCGAAAAGCGGATCGTCTGGGCAGGCGAGGCGGGGGGCACGACGGATTGGGCGGTGGTCTATCTGCACGGCTTTTCGGCCAGTTCCGAAGAGATCCGCCCCGTGCCCGAACGCGTCGCCGAGGGCCTGCAAGCCAACCTGTTCTATACCCGCTATACCGGCCACGCGCGCGACAGTGCGGCAATGGCCGAAGCAACCGCCGACGCTTGGGCGCGCGATACGGCCGAGGCACTGGCCATAGCACAGCGCATTGGTGATCGGGTGCTGGTCATCGGAACCTCGACCGGTGGGACGATGACAGCGATCGCGGCCAGCGATCCTGCCACCGCGGAAGCCATTGATGCCGTTGTGCTGATCTCGCCCAACTTTGCCCCGCAAAACCCGGCGGCTTTCTTGCTAACCTGGCCGTTCGCCGAAACCTGGGTGCCCGTGTTGGCGGGAGAGACCCGGTCATGGGAACCGCATAACGAACGGCAGGCCGAGTTCTGGACGGAACGCTATCCGACCATCGCGGCGATCCCGATGCAGGCCAGCGTGGATCGTCTGCAAAGCGCTGACTTGGGACGCGCGGACCAGCCCGCCTTGGTCATTTATTCCAGCGCGGACACGGTCGTGAAACCCGAAGCGACACGCAATGGCATGGCGCTGTGGGGCGGGGCGAAAGAGTTCGTCGAATTCGGCGCGGGCGAGGGGGTCGACCCCTCGAACCACGTGCTTGCGGGTGATATCTTAAGTCCCGCACTGACCGATCCGGTGACGGACTTGATCCTTGGCTGGATGTCGCGCCTGTCGGCGCCCTGA
- a CDS encoding MFS transporter gives MSETSFEETVFEALTDDTSGQGGLSDAAATHEAGSFLRHAGALSMSKLADGLLSPKLVLSWLVAHLGAASVFVGLLVPIRESLALLPQLLTAPRIQAMGRRKWAWAGGSVAQGLACGGIVLAALTLDGNAAGIAICVLLAVLALARSVCSVSYKDVLGKTVGASRRGSATGFAASAASIGVITFALFLVIGGGQRLGLVIAALGLAAVLWVVAGAIFSTLQEEADPGEAHGTPWAQLGLLRDDPQLRLFIWVRGLLTATALAPPYLILLGANGGTFDRLGALLLASSAASFLSSYVWGRLADRSSRKVLMACGVLGALALALALLLAAVGVADTWWALPLTLFILMIAYHGVRQGRSTYLVDMAPDGQRSAYTAVSNTVIGVVLLGSGVFGALASLAGAWVTLALFAGMSALAAVVALRLDEVE, from the coding sequence ATGAGCGAGACAAGTTTCGAGGAAACGGTGTTTGAGGCACTGACCGACGATACGTCGGGGCAGGGCGGATTAAGCGACGCTGCGGCAACGCACGAGGCCGGATCGTTCCTGCGGCACGCGGGGGCCCTCTCGATGTCGAAGCTTGCGGACGGCTTGCTGTCGCCCAAGCTGGTGCTGTCGTGGTTGGTCGCTCATCTGGGCGCGGCGTCGGTGTTCGTCGGACTTCTGGTGCCGATCCGCGAGTCGTTGGCGCTGTTGCCGCAATTGCTGACCGCTCCGCGGATACAGGCGATGGGCCGGCGCAAATGGGCATGGGCCGGTGGATCAGTGGCGCAGGGGCTGGCCTGCGGGGGGATCGTTCTGGCGGCGCTGACGCTGGACGGGAACGCGGCCGGTATCGCGATCTGTGTTCTGCTGGCGGTGCTGGCGTTGGCGCGGTCGGTCTGTTCGGTCAGCTACAAGGATGTGCTGGGCAAGACCGTCGGTGCCTCTCGCCGCGGGTCGGCGACGGGGTTCGCAGCCAGTGCCGCAAGCATCGGCGTGATTACCTTCGCGCTATTTCTGGTAATCGGCGGCGGGCAGCGGCTCGGGCTGGTGATCGCGGCGTTGGGCCTTGCCGCTGTTCTATGGGTCGTGGCGGGGGCGATCTTCTCGACCCTGCAGGAAGAAGCTGATCCGGGCGAGGCGCACGGCACGCCATGGGCGCAACTGGGGTTGTTGCGCGACGATCCGCAATTGCGCCTGTTCATCTGGGTGCGCGGCCTGCTGACCGCGACCGCCCTTGCGCCGCCATACCTGATCCTGCTGGGTGCAAATGGCGGCACCTTCGATCGGCTGGGTGCGCTTTTGCTGGCATCCTCGGCGGCGTCGTTCCTGTCGTCCTACGTCTGGGGGCGCTTAGCGGACCGCTCGTCCCGCAAGGTGCTGATGGCCTGCGGTGTGCTGGGCGCGTTGGCGCTGGCGTTGGCGCTTCTTCTGGCGGCGGTGGGCGTTGCGGATACATGGTGGGCGCTGCCGCTGACACTGTTCATCCTAATGATCGCCTACCACGGCGTCCGGCAAGGGCGGTCGACCTACTTGGTGGACATGGCGCCTGACGGCCAACGCTCGGCCTACACGGCGGTGTCGAATACAGTGATTGGCGTAGTGCTTCTAGGCTCGGGCGTGTTCGGCGCGCTGGCGTCACTAGCGGGGGCCTGGGTCACGCTGGCGTTGTTTGCCGGCATGTCGGCGCTGGCGGCGGTGGTCGCGTTGCGGCTTGACGAAGTGGAATAA
- the phaZ gene encoding polyhydroxyalkanoate depolymerase produces MRAMMSYDWMETMRVTSQWMGASAQAMGSYPVNGLAPNPYFQMLSAWGDVTERSFSRMVVKPDWGIEAIVAEDGRDHIVTPEVDLEQDFGDLVRFRVQGRPEKKRKILLAAPMSGHYATLLRSTVQSLLPDAEVWITDWKNARDIPVSAGKFDVEDYTKYLVSFMQHLGPDTNLVAVCQPVPLALVATGWLAQNDPDSQPASLTLIGGPVDPDAAATDVTDFGRRVTMGQLERAVIQRVGFKYAGAGRMVYPGLLQLASFISMNAETHAKSFSEQIMRAAKGEAGDHDRHNKFYDEYLAVMDMTAEFYLSTVERIFKDREIAHNAFHIDGTAVDMTKITSVPTMIVEGENDDISAPGQCIAALDILTELPKDKTRAHLEPGAGHYGIFAGKSWRNNIRPLVLEFIDQAAQGGSVATPANDKKAPGRRKNLKTGTDGDGPMPV; encoded by the coding sequence ATGCGAGCGATGATGTCTTACGACTGGATGGAGACGATGCGCGTCACCAGCCAATGGATGGGTGCATCGGCGCAGGCCATGGGCTCTTATCCGGTGAACGGTCTCGCGCCGAACCCGTACTTCCAGATGCTGTCCGCTTGGGGCGACGTGACAGAGCGCAGCTTCAGCCGGATGGTCGTCAAGCCCGACTGGGGCATAGAAGCCATCGTCGCCGAGGATGGGCGCGACCATATCGTGACGCCGGAAGTCGATCTGGAACAGGATTTCGGAGACCTCGTGCGTTTTCGCGTTCAGGGTCGCCCAGAGAAGAAACGAAAGATCCTGCTGGCCGCGCCGATGTCAGGCCACTACGCGACACTCCTGCGTTCGACCGTGCAGTCGCTGCTGCCCGACGCCGAAGTGTGGATCACCGACTGGAAGAACGCCCGCGACATTCCCGTCTCGGCCGGAAAGTTTGATGTTGAAGATTACACCAAGTATCTGGTGTCCTTCATGCAGCATCTTGGCCCCGACACCAACCTCGTCGCTGTTTGCCAGCCTGTTCCGCTTGCGCTGGTCGCGACCGGATGGCTTGCGCAGAACGATCCTGACAGCCAGCCCGCATCGCTTACCCTGATCGGCGGCCCGGTCGATCCCGACGCCGCCGCGACCGATGTGACGGACTTCGGCCGCCGCGTGACGATGGGTCAGCTGGAACGCGCCGTTATTCAGCGCGTCGGGTTCAAGTACGCCGGTGCAGGACGGATGGTTTATCCGGGATTGCTGCAGTTGGCGTCCTTCATTTCGATGAACGCCGAGACCCACGCAAAGTCTTTCTCGGAACAGATCATGCGTGCCGCCAAGGGCGAAGCGGGCGACCACGACCGTCACAACAAATTCTACGACGAATATCTGGCTGTCATGGACATGACGGCAGAGTTCTATCTTTCGACGGTCGAGCGCATCTTCAAGGATCGTGAGATCGCGCATAACGCATTTCACATCGACGGTACCGCCGTCGACATGACGAAAATCACAAGCGTGCCGACGATGATCGTAGAGGGCGAGAACGATGATATCTCCGCCCCCGGACAATGCATCGCTGCGCTGGACATCTTGACCGAGTTGCCGAAGGACAAGACCCGCGCGCACCTGGAGCCGGGAGCCGGTCATTACGGCATCTTCGCAGGCAAAAGCTGGCGCAACAACATTCGGCCGCTTGTGCTGGAGTTCATCGACCAAGCCGCGCAAGGCGGGTCCGTTGCGACACCTGCGAACGATAAGAAAGCGCCGGGCCGACGCAAGAATCTGAAGACGGGTACGGATGGAGATGGCCCCATGCCCGTTTGA